Below is a window of Candidatus Zixiibacteriota bacterium DNA.
ATATGTCATACTCGAAGGGGGCGACGGAGCCAGTCCTGAAAGGGGAGATACTGTCCAGGTGCATTACACCGGTTGGCTTGAGGATGGAACCATGTTTGACAGTTCGCATGATCGCGGTGAACCGATAGAATTTCAGATCGGCGGTGGTCGCATTATCAGGGGCTGGGATGAAGGTGTCAAAATGATGAAAGTCGGCGGTCACCGGATGCTGATAATTCCGCCCAAGCTTGGATATGGTGCGCGCCAGGTGGGACCTATCCCGGCTAATTCGACACTCTTTTTCGAAGTTGAACTTGTAAATATTAAATAGATATCTGGTCAGATTGGACAGGCCGGCTGAAACACCAGTCGGCCTTTATTTTTTTTGACCGCAGATCAGGCAGATCGGCGGGAATTTAGAATGCATCAGAAGCTCGATTTTGAAAACCTCTCTCAAGATCTCGATATTGTACTTATCGAAAAAATGGGTTCTGCGGAAAAATGACAGGCTTCGCCTCTTAATAAAACGGAGTAGCTGAAAAATCAGGTTCCCTCTGACATTTTCAATAAAGACAAATCTGCCACCGGGCTTCAGATGATTATCCAGGTTTTCGAGGTAAGATTTGAAATCGTTGACATATATTAAAGCCGATTTCGAGAACAGCAGGTCGAATTGCCTGTCACCCAAAACATCAGGATTTCCATCATATAAAATCGGTTCAATTTTATCACTGAAACCAAACTTCTGTATATTTGTTTTGATGCTAAGAAGACGCTTCGGATCGATTTCAAGCGAGGTGACTTTTGCACCCAGAGAAGCCAATAGACAGCTCAATAAGCCATTGCCGGGGCCTATCTCCAAAACATCCATGTTTTCGAGATTTCCTCCCATATAATCTTTCAAACCTATTTCGACGAATCTCTGCCATGGCCGGCTTCCCCAGGGTACGAAATAGTCGATATTCGCAAAGGGGGCTTCTTTCAATGATTGGTAGTCGGTCACTTACAATCCAGATCAAAATTTGTAATTTAAGTCATTTATGAACCCAGCGATAATAACAAATATATTGCCCTGATCAAAATAATTTTTATAATAGCCCTGTTGAACAGTTTAACGAGGATGTTTGTATGCCGTTGCGATTTTATAATACCATGACCCGTAACAAGGAAGAGTTCCGGCCGATTGATGAGGGCAAAGTCCGGCTCTACACCTGCGGTCCGACTGTCTACGATTTCGCCCATATCGGTAATTTCCGCGCCTATGTGTTCGAAGATTTGCTCAAACGCTATTTGCTGTACAAGGGCTTCGACGTAACCCATGTCATGAATCTTACCGATGTCGACGACAAGACCATAAAGAATTCGATCAAGGAAGGTGTCGCTCTCGATAAATACACCGAGCGTTACAAAGAAGCCTTCTTTGAAGATATCGAGACACTTAAGCTGCACAAAGCCGACCATTACCCATCGGCCACAGAAACGATCGATGAGATGATCGCGATAATTAAAAAGCTTCTGGAAAAGGATATCGCTTACCGGGCGGACAACTCGATATATTTCCGGATCAGCAAATTCCCCGAGTACGGTCGCCTCTCTCATATGGATATGTCGCAGCTCAAGGCCGGCGCGAGGGTGACCTCCGACGAATACGAGAAAGAAACCGTCTCCGACTTCGCCCTCTGGAAGGGATGGGATGAAGATGACGGTGATGTCTACTGGGAAACTGAACTCGGTAAGGGACGCCCGGGATGGCATATCGAGTGCTCGGCCATGTCATCGAAATATCTCGGCAATCATTTCGATATCCACTGCGGTGGAGTTGACAATATCTTTCCGCACCATGAAAACGAGATCGCCCAGAGCGAAGCCGCCAACGACCAAAAGTTCGTCAATTACTGGATGCATAACGAACACCTGATTGTCGAGGGGCGCAAGATGTCCAAATCACTGGGCAACTTCTTTACCCTGCGTGATCTTCTGGAAAAAGGTTATCCCGGTGTGGTGGTGCGTTACCTGTTGATTTCAACACATTATCGTCAGCAACTCAACTTT
It encodes the following:
- a CDS encoding cysteine--tRNA ligase, which gives rise to MPLRFYNTMTRNKEEFRPIDEGKVRLYTCGPTVYDFAHIGNFRAYVFEDLLKRYLLYKGFDVTHVMNLTDVDDKTIKNSIKEGVALDKYTERYKEAFFEDIETLKLHKADHYPSATETIDEMIAIIKKLLEKDIAYRADNSIYFRISKFPEYGRLSHMDMSQLKAGARVTSDEYEKETVSDFALWKGWDEDDGDVYWETELGKGRPGWHIECSAMSSKYLGNHFDIHCGGVDNIFPHHENEIAQSEAANDQKFVNYWMHNEHLIVEGRKMSKSLGNFFTLRDLLEKGYPGVVVRYLLISTHYRQQLNFTFDGLEAAKKSLERLWDFHDSVEAVKGGTDNPQVEELVSQVKRKFEEALDDDLNVSPALAAIFDFVRDVNRLISEGNLSENDAGKVLDAVNGFDNVLAFLKREKSDASLEDEVEQLIQQRIDARKNKDFATADKIRDDLLERGIILEDTPQGTKWKRKL
- a CDS encoding methyltransferase domain-containing protein, with protein sequence MTDYQSLKEAPFANIDYFVPWGSRPWQRFVEIGLKDYMGGNLENMDVLEIGPGNGLLSCLLASLGAKVTSLEIDPKRLLSIKTNIQKFGFSDKIEPILYDGNPDVLGDRQFDLLFSKSALIYVNDFKSYLENLDNHLKPGGRFVFIENVRGNLIFQLLRFIKRRSLSFFRRTHFFDKYNIEILREVFKIELLMHSKFPPICLICGQKK
- a CDS encoding FKBP-type peptidyl-prolyl cis-trans isomerase; the encoded protein is YVILEGGDGASPERGDTVQVHYTGWLEDGTMFDSSHDRGEPIEFQIGGGRIIRGWDEGVKMMKVGGHRMLIIPPKLGYGARQVGPIPANSTLFFEVELVNIK